One part of the candidate division KSB1 bacterium genome encodes these proteins:
- a CDS encoding divergent polysaccharide deacetylase family protein has translation MGSRGLRRKKGRWRRRAQFLVMLGVVFFVLLAVRSLRRATTGARAPLATKESLQTTILRLAAGHGIEREAITEEGQWLVFPVPEGRSAAQLATEMASAAQRLGVDADRAEEQPGDHSVRLVFRTKGRVLLRCHLKPVLPAGSPGPYIALVIDDFGYSTGEVTRDFLSLPCDITVSVIPGLPFSKEVAELAAAGGKEVMVHMPMEALHEQVEDRGYTLFVAFADEEIRSRVRLGIASVPHARGLNNHQGSRATADERVMRILMEELRAQNLYFVDSRTNSGSVAAEVASRLGVRCIANGAFLDVDPDTASVRRQLWKLAQLAKRRNGALGIGHARRNTLEVLRREIPKLAQEGYRVVPVSKLLGVPAPPIAMCEQIVLSGS, from the coding sequence ATGGGCAGTCGTGGCCTACGGCGGAAAAAAGGACGGTGGCGCCGAAGAGCGCAGTTCCTTGTGATGCTGGGGGTGGTGTTCTTTGTCCTGCTGGCGGTGCGCTCCCTGCGACGGGCAACGACAGGGGCGAGGGCGCCGCTGGCTACGAAGGAATCCCTCCAGACCACCATCCTGCGCCTGGCTGCGGGTCACGGCATTGAGCGGGAAGCGATTACAGAGGAGGGCCAGTGGCTCGTTTTTCCGGTACCTGAGGGCAGGTCGGCGGCACAGCTTGCCACCGAGATGGCAAGCGCTGCTCAGCGATTGGGGGTGGATGCAGACCGCGCCGAAGAGCAGCCGGGCGACCATTCCGTGCGGCTGGTCTTCAGGACGAAAGGCCGCGTACTGCTCCGCTGCCACCTCAAGCCGGTGTTACCCGCCGGCTCACCAGGCCCTTACATTGCCCTTGTCATTGACGACTTTGGCTACTCAACCGGAGAGGTCACCAGAGACTTTCTTAGCCTTCCTTGCGACATCACGGTGTCGGTCATTCCAGGTTTGCCGTTTTCCAAAGAGGTGGCCGAACTTGCCGCTGCAGGTGGGAAGGAAGTGATGGTGCACATGCCCATGGAGGCATTGCATGAGCAGGTCGAGGACCGAGGATACACGTTGTTTGTGGCCTTTGCCGATGAAGAGATCCGGTCGCGGGTGCGGCTGGGCATCGCCAGCGTGCCACACGCGCGTGGTTTGAACAACCACCAGGGCTCGCGAGCCACCGCTGACGAACGCGTAATGAGAATTTTGATGGAAGAGCTGCGTGCGCAGAATCTCTACTTCGTCGACAGCCGCACCAACAGTGGGAGCGTCGCGGCCGAGGTCGCTTCGCGACTGGGCGTGCGGTGCATAGCCAATGGGGCTTTTTTGGACGTGGACCCCGACACAGCCAGTGTGCGGCGTCAACTGTGGAAGCTTGCCCAGCTGGCCAAGCGGCGAAACGGCGCGCTGGGCATTGGCCATGCCCGGCGTAATACGCTGGAGGTCCTGCGTCGGGAGATACCCAAACTCGCGCAGGAAGGGTACCGGGTGGTGCCTGTGTCCAAGCTCCTCGGGGTGCCCGCGCCGCCCATAGCCATGTGTGAGCAAATCGTCTTGTCGGGGTCCTGA
- a CDS encoding tryptophanase, translating to MEQLFEPFKIKVVEPIRRTTREERERLLRQAGLNVFNLPAESILIDLLTDSGTSAMSDNQWAGMMLGDESYAGSRNYFHLEQTVRKIFGFKHIIPTHQGRSAENLLFSVTVSKGKVVPNNNHFDTTRANVLHNGGIPLDLVIDEGRDPHLEHPFKGNMDLAKLQQVIQTYGAENIPLCMITVTNNSGGGQPVSMENIRKTKELLSRHGIPLFFDACRFAENCYFIKEREEGYGDKSVMQIAQEMFSYGDGCTMSAKKDGLVNIGGFLCMNDDQLCEKVSNLLILVEGFTTYGGLAGRDLEAIARGLEEVLDEDYLRFRIGQVRYLGDLLDKAGVPILKPVGGHAVYVNAREFLPHIPPAQFPGQALVVALYREFGIRAVEIGSLMFAEKDPVTGEVRHPPLELVRLAVPRRVYTTMHMNYVAEALIRLYGMRESIKGLRLVYEAPLLRHFTARLEEVS from the coding sequence ATGGAACAGCTGTTCGAGCCGTTCAAGATTAAAGTCGTCGAGCCCATACGCCGCACCACACGGGAAGAGCGGGAGCGGTTGCTTCGACAGGCCGGTCTCAACGTGTTCAACCTGCCGGCAGAGAGCATCCTCATCGACCTGCTCACCGACAGTGGCACTTCCGCCATGAGCGACAACCAGTGGGCTGGCATGATGCTGGGGGATGAATCCTACGCCGGGAGCCGCAACTACTTTCACTTGGAGCAGACAGTAAGGAAAATCTTTGGCTTCAAACACATTATCCCCACGCACCAGGGCCGCTCGGCGGAAAATCTTCTTTTCTCGGTCACGGTGAGCAAGGGCAAGGTGGTCCCCAACAACAATCACTTTGACACGACTCGCGCCAATGTGCTCCACAACGGCGGAATTCCCTTGGACCTGGTTATCGACGAGGGCCGCGACCCGCACCTCGAGCACCCCTTCAAGGGGAACATGGACCTGGCCAAGTTGCAGCAGGTCATCCAGACTTACGGTGCCGAGAACATTCCGCTGTGTATGATTACCGTTACCAACAACAGCGGCGGCGGGCAGCCGGTTTCCATGGAGAACATCCGCAAGACGAAGGAACTCCTGAGCCGGCACGGCATTCCGTTGTTTTTCGACGCCTGTCGCTTTGCCGAGAACTGCTACTTCATCAAGGAACGTGAGGAAGGGTATGGGGACAAGTCAGTCATGCAGATCGCACAGGAGATGTTCTCGTATGGTGACGGGTGTACGATGAGCGCCAAGAAGGACGGCCTGGTCAACATCGGCGGGTTCTTGTGTATGAACGACGACCAGCTGTGCGAAAAGGTCTCCAACTTGCTCATTCTGGTGGAGGGGTTCACTACCTACGGTGGACTGGCCGGGCGGGACTTGGAGGCCATCGCGCGCGGGTTGGAGGAGGTGTTGGACGAAGACTACTTGCGCTTCCGCATTGGGCAGGTACGGTATTTGGGCGATCTTTTGGACAAGGCGGGGGTGCCCATCCTCAAGCCGGTGGGTGGCCATGCGGTGTATGTGAATGCCCGGGAATTTCTCCCGCACATTCCGCCGGCGCAGTTCCCCGGACAGGCCTTGGTAGTCGCGCTCTACCGGGAATTTGGCATCAGGGCGGTGGAAATCGGTAGTCTGATGTTTGCGGAGAAGGACCCAGTCACGGGCGAGGTACGTCATCCGCCCCTGGAGTTGGTGCGGCTGGCCGTGCCCAGGCGGGTCTATACGACGATGCACATGAACTACGTGGCCGAGGCTCTCATTCGCCTTTACGGCATGCGCGAGAGCATCAAGGGGCTGCGGCTGGTGTACGAGGCGCCGCTGCTTCGCCACTTTACCGCCCGCTTGGAGGAGGTGTCGTGA
- a CDS encoding HD domain-containing protein, with translation MELVEELQDGFPEINTISDSLLREKVAAVIADALSRGGWSVQDLATMPFTLLIPNCRVSYLTHVRAVTRVAIETARVLREHYQGHLTLNMDVLVAGALLHDVGKLLEFRRDQGGAFVKSAGGKLLRHPFSGAALAAAHGLPDEVVHIIAVHAKEGDGGYRSPEAIIVHHADFITFEPLRP, from the coding sequence ATGGAACTTGTGGAGGAGCTGCAAGACGGTTTTCCAGAAATCAACACCATCAGTGATTCCCTCTTGCGCGAAAAAGTAGCAGCCGTCATAGCAGATGCCCTCAGCCGCGGCGGCTGGTCAGTACAGGACCTGGCCACAATGCCCTTTACCCTGCTGATTCCCAATTGCAGGGTCAGCTATCTTACCCATGTGCGGGCCGTCACCCGGGTGGCCATTGAGACGGCAAGAGTGTTGCGCGAGCACTATCAAGGGCACTTGACGCTGAACATGGACGTCTTGGTAGCCGGTGCGCTGCTGCACGACGTGGGCAAGCTGTTGGAGTTTCGGCGTGACCAGGGCGGCGCTTTCGTCAAGAGCGCCGGTGGAAAACTCCTCCGCCACCCGTTCAGTGGGGCAGCGCTGGCGGCTGCGCACGGCTTGCCCGATGAGGTGGTGCACATCATCGCCGTCCATGCGAAGGAAGGCGACGGGGGCTATCGCAGCCCCGAGGCTATCATCGTACACCACGCAGACTTTATCACCTTCGAGCCCTTGCGTCCCTGA
- a CDS encoding pyridoxine 5'-phosphate synthase gives MLRLGVDVDLVAVMRADRRGKEPSPVAAALQAEVGGADGIVASLREDRRYLTEHDIAMLKEVVTTHFNLRVAANEEMTKRAIAIQPDMVTLLPPMHQGAPPSAGLDIVAGAELVEELVAAVRASNIVVTARIEPELRQVKAAAQVGVDYVELSTTALASAPDLASQGEQLERLRAAALAAQKLGLGVSAAGGLNYQNVREVAKIAHLEELNVGHAIICRALLVGLAQAVRDMVAIVRESKPATA, from the coding sequence ATGCTCAGACTTGGGGTAGATGTGGATCTGGTAGCGGTGATGCGCGCAGACCGGCGGGGCAAGGAACCCAGTCCGGTGGCGGCGGCTTTGCAAGCGGAAGTGGGGGGCGCAGATGGCATAGTCGCCTCCTTGCGCGAAGACCGCCGTTACCTGACCGAACACGACATTGCCATGCTCAAGGAGGTGGTCACGACCCACTTCAACCTGCGTGTAGCGGCCAATGAGGAGATGACCAAAAGGGCCATCGCCATTCAGCCGGACATGGTGACGCTGCTGCCACCTATGCATCAGGGGGCCCCGCCCAGCGCGGGATTAGACATTGTCGCGGGTGCAGAGTTGGTGGAGGAATTGGTGGCAGCGGTGCGTGCCAGCAACATCGTGGTCACCGCCCGCATCGAGCCGGAGCTGCGGCAGGTCAAAGCCGCTGCCCAAGTGGGGGTGGACTATGTGGAGCTGAGCACCACGGCGCTGGCGTCGGCCCCCGACCTTGCTTCTCAAGGCGAACAGTTGGAGAGGTTGCGCGCCGCGGCACTGGCGGCCCAAAAGCTGGGGTTGGGCGTCAGCGCCGCAGGAGGTCTCAACTACCAAAACGTGCGTGAGGTGGCAAAGATCGCACACCTAGAGGAACTGAACGTGGGGCATGCGATCATCTGTCGTGCCTTGTTGGTTGGATTGGCGCAGGCGGTGCGGGACATGGTGGCGATTGTGCGCGAAAGCAAACCCGCCACTGCCTAA